A portion of the Achromobacter sp. MFA1 R4 genome contains these proteins:
- a CDS encoding bifunctional diguanylate cyclase/phosphodiesterase, producing the protein MIIANSDVMYRHLVQGVVDYAIYMLNPDGIVANWNAGAQRAKGYTAQEIVGRHFSCFYTEEDRARGVPQRGLATARETGKFEAEGWRVRKDGTLFWAHVVIDAIHDDAGELIGFAKVTRDNTERREREQQLLKAKQLAEHYNGELTSMSSFLQAVVSHIPSCVLVLDAVSREFLLANRQAEETFGGSPGGLQGKTAQQCLPELVCAFFDRLTNDALRSDGATREEEEELATARGPRTLRTKTLAFHSNDPRSRYVLLIADDVTDENAAHAQVRYMAHHDTLTGMPNRRLFRDRLLSALAASRDRSTAVLYLDLDNFKSVNDTLGHQSGDELLRLLAKRLPKHLREQDTLARLGGDEFAVVLPNIAEQDDVRKLAERLIEAVRQPFEIAGHTVPVSVSIGIAMSEAQSLSADHLLRYADMALYEAKRNGRNCLTFFEPEMEAAALRRHEVEMDLRQAIISHQLQLHYQPIMDVSHVRIVGREALMRWQHPRKGLIMPQDFIPIAEETGLIHELGAFTLHEACAEAMRWDDHETVAVNLSASQFTNGALVSLVESALAKSGLPARRLELEITESVLLTNSAGNLATLHRLKELGVKVALDDFGTGYSSLGYLRTFEFDKIKIDKSFTQDVGSSREALAIVRAINGIGRSLDIPTTAEGVETPEQLERLTAEGCSHFQGYLLGRPVSHAGAASDPARARPPAPSK; encoded by the coding sequence ATGATCATCGCCAATTCCGACGTCATGTACCGCCACCTGGTGCAAGGCGTCGTCGACTACGCCATCTACATGCTCAATCCGGATGGCATCGTCGCCAACTGGAACGCCGGCGCGCAGCGCGCCAAGGGCTACACGGCCCAGGAAATCGTCGGCCGGCACTTCTCGTGCTTCTACACCGAGGAAGACCGGGCGCGCGGCGTGCCGCAGCGCGGCCTGGCCACCGCGCGGGAAACCGGCAAGTTCGAAGCCGAAGGCTGGCGCGTGCGCAAGGACGGCACGCTGTTCTGGGCCCACGTCGTCATCGACGCCATCCACGACGATGCCGGCGAGCTGATCGGCTTTGCCAAGGTCACGCGCGACAACACCGAGCGCCGCGAGCGCGAGCAGCAGCTCCTGAAGGCCAAGCAGTTGGCCGAGCACTACAACGGCGAACTGACCTCCATGTCCAGCTTCCTGCAGGCGGTGGTCTCGCACATCCCTTCGTGCGTGCTGGTGCTGGACGCCGTATCGCGCGAGTTCCTGCTGGCGAACCGGCAGGCCGAGGAAACCTTCGGCGGCAGCCCGGGCGGGCTGCAGGGCAAGACCGCGCAGCAATGCCTGCCCGAACTGGTGTGCGCCTTCTTCGACCGCCTGACGAACGACGCGCTGCGCTCGGACGGCGCCACCCGCGAAGAGGAAGAGGAACTGGCCACCGCGCGCGGCCCGCGCACGCTGCGCACCAAGACCCTCGCGTTTCACAGCAACGATCCGCGTTCGCGCTATGTGCTGCTGATCGCGGACGACGTCACCGACGAAAACGCGGCCCATGCGCAGGTGCGCTACATGGCGCACCACGACACGCTGACGGGCATGCCCAACCGCCGCCTGTTCCGCGACCGCCTGCTCAGCGCGCTGGCCGCCAGCCGCGATCGCTCGACCGCCGTGCTGTACCTGGACCTGGACAACTTCAAGAGCGTCAACGACACGCTGGGCCACCAGTCCGGCGACGAACTGCTGCGCCTGCTGGCCAAACGCCTGCCCAAGCACCTGCGCGAACAGGACACGCTGGCGCGGCTGGGCGGCGACGAGTTCGCCGTGGTGCTGCCCAACATCGCCGAACAGGACGATGTGCGCAAGCTGGCGGAGCGCCTGATCGAGGCCGTGCGCCAGCCTTTCGAGATCGCGGGGCATACCGTGCCGGTCAGCGTGAGCATCGGCATCGCGATGTCGGAAGCGCAGTCGCTGTCGGCCGACCATCTGCTGCGCTACGCCGACATGGCGCTGTACGAGGCCAAGCGCAATGGCCGCAATTGCCTCACTTTCTTCGAGCCGGAGATGGAAGCCGCCGCGTTGCGGCGCCACGAGGTGGAAATGGACCTGCGCCAGGCCATCATCTCGCACCAGCTGCAGCTCCATTACCAGCCCATCATGGACGTGAGCCACGTGCGCATCGTGGGCCGCGAGGCGCTGATGCGCTGGCAGCATCCCCGCAAGGGCCTGATCATGCCGCAGGACTTCATCCCCATCGCCGAGGAAACCGGCCTGATCCACGAGCTGGGCGCCTTCACGCTGCACGAGGCCTGCGCCGAAGCCATGCGCTGGGACGACCACGAAACGGTGGCGGTCAATCTGTCGGCCAGTCAGTTCACCAACGGCGCGCTGGTGTCGCTGGTGGAATCGGCGCTCGCCAAGTCCGGCCTGCCCGCGCGGCGGCTGGAACTGGAGATCACCGAGTCGGTGCTGCTCACCAATTCCGCCGGCAACCTGGCCACCCTGCACCGTCTGAAGGAACTGGGCGTCAAGGTGGCGCTGGACGACTTCGGAACCGGTTATTCGTCGCTGGGCTACCTGCGCACCTTCGAATTCGACAAGATCAAGATCGACAAATCGTTCACGCAGGACGTCGGATCCAGCCGCGAGGCCTTGGCCATCGTCCGCGCAATCAACGGCATCGGCCGCAGCCTGGACATTCCGACCACGGCAGAGGGTGTGGAAACACCGGAGCAGCTGGAACGCCTGACGGCCGAGGGTTGCTCGCACTTCCAGGGCTACCTGCTGGGACGCCCCGTGTCGCACGCGGGCGCGGCAAGCGACCCGGCGCGCGCCCGCCCCCCGGCCCCCTCGAAATAA
- a CDS encoding DUF1059 domain-containing protein, with translation MTRKYIDCREYPSEMNCSVALSADSDEELLEAAVQHATSVHKHADSPELRSQLKSLFHNGTPPAEAPPRA, from the coding sequence ATGACACGCAAGTACATCGATTGCCGCGAGTACCCGAGCGAGATGAATTGCTCGGTGGCCTTGTCCGCGGACTCGGACGAGGAATTGCTGGAAGCCGCGGTCCAACATGCGACCTCGGTCCACAAGCACGCTGACTCGCCCGAACTGCGCTCGCAGCTCAAGTCCCTGTTCCATAACGGCACGCCGCCCGCCGAAGCGCCCCCCCGGGCCTGA
- a CDS encoding TM0106 family RecB-like putative nuclease, protein MFSASDLVGFLECEHLTTLDRLNLESPLPAAQEDEQLELIQQKGLDHERAYLERLRAGGARMVDVSEAGSGLAQRLARTREAMQSGADVIYQAAFSDGRYVGHADFLLKTGRPSRLGDYSYEASDTKLARSARAKFVVQLSFYSWLLGREQGAAPLHMHVVLGSGREVALRVADYAHYLRQVMRRFEAHVDPRAGADTYPDPCEKCAQCRWDPLCRSRRAADDHLSQVANITRQQIRRLNGQGIRTLAQLGTLAPDAAVARIEPAVLQRLRSQAALQLRARTDGGRHWDLVAKDPEDPALRGFERMPQPDAGDMFFDMEGDPLEEGGLEYLFGLYVIDDGQARFIPFWAHNRREEKQAFEAFIDYVVARLHRYPDAHVYHYAPYEATAIKKLMSVHATREAEVDNLLRLDKLVDLYQVVREGVRVSEPGYSIKNIEHFYLPQREGGVTNAGASIVYYERWKRTGEAQLLQDIADYNRDDVLSTYKLREWLCALRPAGMPWANRRDTQQQIDAARFQVGEKTPAELRLEPYRDALLGPLPADELDWSDRDRYRALVYQLLDFHRREQKPEWWAMFARMEATDAELIEDNECLGGLVRDDTVAPEPVAQSLRYTYRFPAQQTKLRTGASCTNVRGGPAIGRLTVDPAAGIATFTMNRKETPPPRLSLGPGRPVKIDELANAMFRYGDALLASADGGGTAFRAVDALLRHEPPRIAGMAPGQALADPAGNLLDQVVDIVGRMDETTLFLQGPPGAGKTYTGSRVLVHLLRQGKRIAVTSNSHHAINNLLAGLEDAAREAGLRFCGAKKSGQAGDDSCFNGEFIEDVFGNDKIDLARHQLVAGTAWLFCRAEFEQQFDYLFVDEAGQVSLANLVALGQCARNIVLLGDQMQLGQPTKGTHPGRSGESTLEYLLNGHATIAADRGIFLDTSYRMHPAICGFISDAIYDGRLRAAASAAAQGLVLDENAAGALAASGIRYVPVEHEGNAQSSLEEAREVAALYASLMQQRYRDKQGRVVPLTPDDVLVVAPYNVQVNTLRQALPEGARVGTVDKFQGQEAQVVIISMATSSGDTMPRDMEFLFSKNRLNVAVSRAKSLAILVACPALLSVRCQTPEQMALVNTLCWVAEAGQHA, encoded by the coding sequence TTGTTTTCCGCTTCCGATCTGGTCGGGTTCCTGGAATGCGAACATCTCACCACGCTAGACCGGCTCAATCTGGAATCGCCGCTGCCTGCCGCGCAAGAGGACGAGCAGCTCGAACTGATCCAGCAAAAGGGGCTGGACCATGAGCGCGCATACCTGGAACGGCTGCGCGCGGGCGGCGCACGGATGGTGGACGTGAGCGAGGCGGGCAGCGGGCTGGCCCAGCGCCTGGCCCGCACGCGCGAGGCGATGCAGAGCGGCGCCGACGTCATCTACCAGGCGGCGTTCAGCGACGGCCGCTACGTCGGCCATGCCGACTTCCTGTTGAAGACCGGGCGCCCGTCGCGCCTGGGCGATTACAGCTACGAGGCCAGCGACACCAAGCTGGCGCGCTCGGCGCGCGCCAAATTCGTGGTCCAGCTTTCGTTCTATTCATGGCTCCTGGGACGGGAGCAGGGCGCGGCGCCGCTGCACATGCACGTGGTGCTGGGCAGCGGCCGCGAGGTCGCGCTGCGCGTGGCCGACTATGCACACTACCTGCGCCAGGTCATGCGCCGCTTCGAGGCCCACGTCGACCCGCGCGCGGGCGCGGACACCTATCCCGATCCCTGCGAGAAATGCGCGCAGTGCCGGTGGGATCCGCTGTGCAGGTCGCGCCGCGCGGCCGACGACCACCTGTCCCAGGTCGCCAACATCACGCGGCAGCAGATCCGCAGGCTGAACGGCCAGGGCATCCGCACGCTGGCGCAGCTGGGCACGCTTGCGCCCGATGCGGCCGTGGCGCGTATCGAGCCCGCCGTCCTGCAGCGGCTGCGGTCGCAGGCGGCCCTGCAGTTGCGCGCCCGCACCGATGGCGGCAGGCACTGGGACCTGGTCGCCAAGGATCCGGAAGACCCGGCGCTGCGGGGTTTCGAGCGCATGCCGCAGCCGGACGCGGGCGACATGTTCTTCGACATGGAAGGCGATCCCCTGGAGGAAGGCGGCCTGGAATACCTGTTTGGCCTGTACGTCATCGACGACGGCCAGGCGCGCTTCATCCCCTTCTGGGCGCACAACCGCCGCGAAGAGAAACAGGCTTTCGAGGCGTTCATCGATTATGTCGTGGCGCGCCTGCACCGTTACCCGGACGCCCACGTCTACCACTATGCGCCCTACGAGGCGACGGCGATCAAGAAGCTGATGTCGGTGCACGCCACGCGCGAGGCGGAGGTCGACAACCTGCTGCGCCTGGACAAGCTGGTCGATCTGTACCAGGTGGTGCGCGAAGGCGTGCGCGTGTCCGAGCCCGGTTATTCGATCAAGAACATCGAGCACTTCTACCTGCCGCAGCGCGAGGGCGGCGTGACCAATGCAGGCGCCAGCATCGTCTACTACGAACGCTGGAAGCGCACGGGCGAGGCGCAGCTGCTGCAGGACATCGCGGATTACAACCGTGACGACGTGCTGTCCACCTACAAGCTGCGGGAATGGCTGTGCGCGCTGCGTCCGGCCGGCATGCCCTGGGCCAATCGCCGCGACACGCAGCAGCAGATCGACGCCGCCCGGTTCCAGGTCGGGGAAAAGACCCCCGCGGAGCTGCGCCTGGAGCCCTACCGCGACGCGCTGCTCGGGCCCTTGCCCGCCGACGAGCTGGACTGGTCGGACCGAGACCGGTATCGCGCGCTGGTCTACCAGTTGCTGGACTTTCACCGCCGCGAACAGAAGCCGGAATGGTGGGCCATGTTCGCCCGCATGGAAGCGACCGACGCCGAGCTCATCGAAGACAACGAATGCCTGGGCGGCCTGGTGCGCGACGACACCGTGGCGCCCGAGCCGGTGGCGCAGTCGCTGCGCTACACCTATCGCTTTCCCGCGCAGCAGACCAAGCTGCGCACGGGCGCGTCCTGTACCAATGTGCGCGGCGGACCGGCGATCGGCCGGCTGACCGTGGATCCGGCCGCCGGCATCGCCACGTTCACCATGAACCGCAAGGAAACGCCGCCACCGCGCCTGTCGCTCGGGCCGGGCAGGCCGGTAAAGATCGACGAGCTGGCCAACGCCATGTTCCGCTATGGCGACGCCCTGCTGGCGTCGGCCGATGGCGGCGGCACGGCGTTCCGCGCGGTGGATGCGCTGCTGCGGCACGAGCCGCCGCGCATCGCCGGCATGGCGCCGGGGCAGGCGCTGGCCGATCCCGCGGGCAACCTGCTGGACCAGGTCGTGGACATCGTGGGCCGCATGGATGAGACCACCCTGTTCCTGCAGGGACCGCCGGGGGCGGGCAAGACCTACACGGGGTCGCGCGTGCTGGTGCACCTGTTGCGCCAGGGCAAGCGCATCGCGGTCACGTCCAACAGCCACCACGCCATCAACAATCTGCTGGCCGGTCTGGAAGACGCGGCGCGCGAGGCGGGCCTGCGTTTTTGCGGCGCCAAGAAGTCGGGGCAGGCCGGCGATGATTCCTGTTTCAACGGGGAATTCATCGAAGACGTCTTCGGCAATGACAAGATCGACCTCGCCCGCCATCAATTGGTGGCGGGCACGGCGTGGCTCTTTTGCCGCGCGGAATTCGAACAGCAATTCGATTACCTGTTCGTGGACGAGGCCGGCCAGGTCAGCCTGGCGAACCTGGTGGCCCTGGGCCAATGCGCGCGCAACATCGTGCTGCTGGGCGATCAGATGCAACTGGGTCAGCCCACCAAGGGCACGCATCCGGGCCGGTCGGGCGAGTCGACGCTGGAATACCTGCTGAATGGCCACGCCACCATCGCGGCCGATCGCGGCATTTTCCTGGACACCTCCTATCGCATGCATCCGGCGATCTGCGGCTTCATCTCCGACGCGATCTACGACGGCCGGTTGCGGGCCGCGGCGTCGGCAGCCGCCCAGGGGCTGGTGCTGGACGAGAACGCGGCCGGCGCGCTGGCCGCCAGCGGCATCCGTTACGTGCCGGTCGAGCACGAGGGCAATGCGCAATCCAGCCTGGAAGAGGCGCGCGAGGTCGCCGCGCTGTATGCCAGCCTCATGCAGCAGCGCTACCGGGACAAGCAGGGGCGCGTGGTCCCGCTCACGCCCGACGACGTGCTGGTCGTGGCGCCCTACAACGTGCAGGTCAATACGCTCAGGCAGGCGCTGCCCGAGGGCGCGCGCGTGGGCACCGTCGACAAGTTCCAGGGGCAGGAGGCGCAGGTGGTGATCATTTCCATGGCCACGTCCAGCGGCGACACCATGCCGCGCGACATGGAATTCCTTTTCAGCAAGAACCGCCTGAACGTGGCGGTGTCGCGGGCCAAGTCGCTGGCGATCCTGGTCGCCTGCCCCGCGCTGCTGTCGGTGCGCTGCCAGACGCCTGAGCAGATGGCGCTGGTCAATACGCTGTGCTGGGTCGCCGAAGCCGGTCAACACGCCTAG
- a CDS encoding Sir2 family NAD-dependent protein deacetylase: MKLRKLDLPDSLVQTLRAARNIIVLTGSGLNPASGLPQSRDGMRGLWARYDAAALATEAGYRNDPALVWAWHEERRRRALLAAPNAAHRAIAALAERAPGTFVVTQNGDTLHERAGSPRILHLQGRFDQPRCTACAMTHTLTTPPARHARHGPYPQPPACRICGGAVRPGRLWHSEAPAPEVWRIAKGLAASADLLMTVGTSCQTPAAAELCYEAMARGAQLVQINPNPTLLDRVASHGVRGPAEKVLPLLLARAWPGH, from the coding sequence ATGAAACTGCGCAAACTCGATTTACCCGATTCCCTGGTGCAGACCCTGCGCGCGGCGCGCAATATCATCGTGCTGACCGGGTCGGGCCTGAACCCCGCCAGCGGCCTGCCGCAGAGCCGGGACGGCATGCGCGGCCTGTGGGCGCGCTACGACGCGGCGGCGCTGGCCACCGAAGCGGGCTACAGGAATGACCCCGCGCTGGTGTGGGCCTGGCACGAAGAAAGGCGGCGCCGGGCGTTGCTGGCGGCGCCCAATGCGGCGCATCGGGCCATCGCCGCGCTTGCCGAGCGCGCGCCCGGCACCTTCGTGGTGACGCAGAACGGCGATACGCTGCACGAGCGCGCGGGCAGTCCGCGCATCCTGCATCTGCAGGGCCGGTTCGACCAGCCGCGGTGCACCGCCTGCGCCATGACCCACACGCTGACGACGCCTCCGGCGCGGCACGCCCGGCACGGCCCCTATCCCCAGCCGCCGGCCTGCCGCATCTGCGGCGGCGCGGTGCGCCCCGGCCGGTTGTGGCACAGCGAGGCGCCCGCGCCCGAGGTCTGGCGCATCGCCAAGGGGCTGGCCGCCAGCGCCGACCTGCTGATGACGGTGGGCACGTCGTGCCAGACGCCCGCGGCCGCCGAGCTCTGCTACGAAGCCATGGCGCGCGGGGCGCAGCTCGTGCAGATCAATCCAAACCCGACGCTGCTGGATCGCGTGGCCAGCCACGGCGTCCGGGGTCCGGCCGAGAAAGTGCTGCCGCTGCTCCTGGCGCGCGCGTGGCCGGGCCACTGA
- a CDS encoding YafY family protein, with protein MGPNQTLVDNLLRILPYVEDEEADAMVMGMGMAEIREKLAALQNPVPGDKQIRRTLLKLDSVGSFGATRGKLWYRTLQRTDFRIRNMNANMAMAMCALKQVADRHLPAVVLDDLAATFDGALRYLETHQAQPGIAPAHDWSRKILRIDGTHPTVLPEVPSEVYRQVSGALYYNRKLTFRNTPFGEKTPSERVYVMTPLAMVDRAGVLYMVAWGARQPGRRFLFRMDRLSEVRLLDEAADPDPTFDLHDYVRREEALNFDPGGETRIRLHAAEPMMEDGRRRRHPLREFWLSPDQTIDEDDAGFTLTATVRPSVMLWQLLHGHASSIEVLEPEDIRERFAHEARELARRYL; from the coding sequence ATGGGACCTAACCAGACGCTGGTCGACAATCTTCTGCGTATCCTTCCGTATGTCGAGGACGAAGAAGCCGACGCGATGGTAATGGGCATGGGCATGGCGGAAATACGCGAAAAGCTGGCCGCCCTGCAGAATCCGGTGCCCGGCGACAAACAGATCCGGCGCACGCTGCTCAAGCTGGACAGCGTGGGCAGTTTCGGCGCCACGCGCGGCAAGCTGTGGTATCGCACCCTGCAGCGCACCGATTTCCGCATCCGCAACATGAATGCGAACATGGCGATGGCCATGTGCGCGCTCAAGCAGGTGGCGGACCGCCATCTGCCGGCCGTCGTGCTGGACGACCTGGCGGCCACGTTCGACGGCGCATTGCGGTATCTCGAAACCCATCAGGCGCAGCCCGGGATCGCGCCGGCGCACGACTGGTCGCGCAAGATCCTGCGCATCGACGGCACCCATCCCACCGTCTTGCCCGAAGTGCCGTCCGAGGTCTACCGGCAGGTCAGCGGCGCCCTCTACTACAACCGCAAGCTGACGTTCCGCAACACGCCCTTTGGCGAAAAGACGCCCAGCGAGCGGGTCTACGTGATGACGCCGCTGGCGATGGTGGACCGCGCCGGCGTGCTGTATATGGTGGCCTGGGGCGCGCGCCAGCCGGGCAGGCGCTTTCTCTTTCGCATGGACCGCCTGTCCGAAGTCCGGTTGCTGGACGAGGCGGCGGACCCGGATCCCACGTTCGACCTGCACGACTACGTGCGCCGCGAGGAAGCCCTGAACTTCGATCCGGGCGGCGAAACCCGCATCCGGCTCCACGCCGCGGAACCCATGATGGAAGACGGCCGCCGCCGCCGCCATCCGCTGCGCGAGTTTTGGCTGTCGCCCGACCAGACGATCGACGAGGACGATGCGGGCTTCACCCTGACCGCCACCGTGCGCCCGTCCGTGATGTTGTGGCAATTGCTGCATGGGCACGCGTCCTCCATCGAAGTGCTGGAGCCCGAGGACATCCGCGAGCGTTTCGCTCACGAGGCGCGCGAACTGGCGCGCCGCTACCTCTAG